In Prevotella sp. oral taxon 475, one DNA window encodes the following:
- a CDS encoding chloride channel protein, whose product MTDAATELNNRSLLVRFAHWRTEHLSTRQFTLILSFFVGLFAAIAAYCLHWIIHQIQLLLTAGFSISSINWLYLVFPVVGIYLTSLFIRHVVKDNISHGITRVLYAISSKRSRLKAHNCWSSVIASAITIGFGGSVGAEAPIVLTGSAIGSNLGQLFKLDNRTMMLLVGCGASAAIAGIYKAPIAGLVFTLEVLMVDLTMASLLPILIACVTATCFTYIFVGSDSMFTFHIDGAWNIERVPASVLFGIFCGLLSLYFMRMMTTCENFFARMAHHPYLRLVVGGTLLSSLIFLFPSLYGEGFGSINTLLNGNTEAEWSEILNNSLFYGHNHLLVVYVGLVLFTKVFATSATNGSGGCGGTFAPSLFIGGFGGFFFARLWNLYEVGVYIPEKNFTLLGMAGVMAGVMHSPLTGIFLIAEITGGYQLLLPLMIVCISSYLTINIFEPHSIYGMRLAREGKLITHHTDRSILTLMNLESIVDKEYTAVRPDMPLGQLVHAISRSNTSFIPVLDQAGALVGEVDVTKIRHIMFRTELYQKFNVLQVMTPPPATLGCNDPMEEVMAKFDKTDAGSLPVVDIDGKLIGFISRTRLYALYRKMVADFSNE is encoded by the coding sequence ATGACAGACGCTGCAACAGAACTCAACAACCGCTCCCTGCTCGTGCGCTTCGCCCATTGGCGAACCGAACACCTCTCCACTCGGCAGTTCACCCTGATACTCTCCTTCTTCGTAGGCCTCTTTGCCGCCATCGCCGCCTACTGCCTACATTGGATCATCCACCAGATACAACTTCTCCTCACAGCCGGCTTCTCTATCTCGTCTATCAACTGGCTCTACCTCGTCTTCCCTGTGGTAGGCATCTATCTCACCTCGCTCTTCATCCGCCATGTCGTGAAAGACAACATCTCTCACGGCATCACCCGGGTACTCTACGCCATCTCCTCAAAGCGCAGCCGACTGAAGGCGCACAACTGCTGGTCGTCCGTCATCGCCTCGGCCATCACCATCGGCTTCGGCGGTTCGGTGGGTGCAGAAGCCCCCATCGTGCTTACCGGCTCGGCCATCGGCTCGAACTTAGGACAACTCTTCAAACTCGACAACCGCACCATGATGCTCCTCGTAGGCTGCGGAGCATCTGCTGCCATCGCCGGCATCTACAAAGCCCCCATCGCCGGACTCGTCTTCACCCTCGAGGTGCTGATGGTCGATCTCACCATGGCTTCCCTCCTACCCATCCTCATCGCTTGCGTCACGGCCACCTGCTTCACCTATATCTTCGTGGGCAGCGACTCGATGTTTACCTTCCACATTGACGGAGCCTGGAACATCGAGCGAGTACCGGCCAGCGTCCTCTTCGGTATCTTCTGCGGTCTGCTCAGCCTCTACTTCATGCGCATGATGACCACCTGCGAAAATTTCTTCGCCCGGATGGCTCATCACCCCTACCTGCGACTCGTCGTGGGCGGAACCCTCCTCAGCTCGCTCATTTTCCTCTTTCCCTCGCTCTACGGCGAAGGCTTCGGCTCGATCAACACCCTGCTCAATGGCAACACGGAAGCCGAATGGAGCGAAATCCTCAACAATTCTCTCTTCTACGGGCACAACCATCTACTCGTGGTTTATGTCGGTTTGGTGCTCTTCACCAAAGTCTTCGCCACCTCGGCCACCAACGGCAGCGGCGGCTGCGGCGGAACGTTCGCCCCATCGCTCTTCATCGGTGGTTTCGGCGGCTTCTTCTTCGCCCGTCTGTGGAATCTGTACGAAGTGGGTGTCTATATCCCTGAGAAAAACTTCACCCTCTTGGGTATGGCCGGTGTCATGGCTGGCGTGATGCATTCACCCCTGACAGGCATCTTCCTCATCGCCGAAATCACCGGTGGTTATCAGCTTCTCCTACCTCTGATGATCGTCTGCATCAGTTCCTATCTCACCATCAATATCTTCGAGCCTCACAGTATCTATGGCATGCGATTGGCACGCGAAGGCAAGCTCATCACCCACCATACCGACCGCTCCATCCTCACTTTGATGAACCTGGAAAGCATCGTCGACAAAGAATACACCGCCGTACGTCCCGATATGCCCCTGGGACAACTCGTTCACGCCATCAGTCGCAGCAACACCAGCTTTATCCCTGTGCTCGATCAGGCCGGTGCTCTCGTGGGCGAAGTCGACGTCACGAAGATTCGCCACATCATGTTCCGTACCGAGCTCTACCAAAAGTTCAACGTCTTGCAGGTGATGACGCCACCTCCGGCCACCCTCGGTTGCAACGATCCGATGGAAGAAGTCATGGCCAAGTTCGACAAGACTGATGCAGGCTCGCTCCCCGTCGTCGACATCGACGGCAAACTCATCGGCTTCAT